A genomic window from Algoriphagus sp. Y33 includes:
- a CDS encoding glycosyltransferase family 4 protein: MKLLFTQDALNNGGAERSHLEILSRFSAEVDSSFVYFYPRHDLKAAYNKAGIRLIFLDIPESYHFWLAVSRLVKLIRSEKPDLLISCLWRADIITRIASVITGVPLIGTLVNDSYAPLAWTGKKGLKYKVVYWLDRLTSGIPMHWIANARALADSHSKTLGLDPKKISVVYRGREVPFIASEARARQSQNPEESLSSPRFVSSQTKTTNKQELEPFHFLSYGRLLERKGFQDAIQAFSQVIQTYPNCTLTIYGEGPYRAELESLISKLALEDKAKLPGEFSNSTSLRAEGRGEAISSGETGIEKKESESPLPGNFTSDSTIGHSYKDLSKSNRIAASSLGTPRNNATNLLLEHDCFLFPSLYEGFSGALLEAMMAGVPIIASDIPMNLEAVIHQETALIYPVSKPKALAEQMCFAMNNSEIMVKLGEKARKVAIEKFAVDKIAREYEARIYTIYNSVIQHRTTKR; encoded by the coding sequence TTGAAACTCCTCTTCACCCAAGATGCTCTTAATAACGGAGGTGCTGAACGGAGCCATCTGGAAATCCTTTCCCGGTTTTCTGCGGAAGTGGATAGTTCCTTTGTCTATTTCTATCCCAGACACGACTTAAAAGCAGCATACAATAAAGCCGGGATCCGGCTTATTTTTTTGGATATTCCCGAATCCTATCACTTTTGGCTGGCTGTTTCCCGCTTGGTAAAACTCATCCGGTCCGAAAAACCGGATCTCCTAATCTCTTGTCTCTGGAGAGCAGATATTATTACCCGTATTGCTTCAGTGATTACCGGTGTTCCCTTGATTGGAACTTTGGTCAATGACAGTTATGCCCCTTTGGCTTGGACCGGTAAAAAGGGACTTAAGTACAAAGTGGTGTATTGGCTGGATCGTCTGACTTCCGGAATACCCATGCATTGGATTGCCAATGCACGGGCTTTGGCAGATTCGCATAGCAAGACTTTGGGATTGGATCCAAAGAAGATTTCTGTGGTTTACCGGGGTAGGGAAGTCCCCTTCATTGCGAGTGAGGCACGAGCCCGGCAATCCCAGAATCCGGAAGAATCCCTCTCTTCGCCCCGGTTTGTGTCTTCACAAACCAAAACTACTAATAAACAGGAGTTAGAGCCATTTCATTTTTTATCCTACGGCCGCCTTCTGGAGCGAAAGGGCTTCCAAGATGCGATTCAGGCCTTTTCACAAGTAATTCAGACCTATCCTAACTGCACACTTACGATTTATGGTGAAGGGCCGTATCGCGCTGAGTTGGAATCCCTTATTTCAAAGTTGGCACTTGAAGATAAAGCAAAACTACCAGGGGAATTTAGTAATAGCACGTCATTGCGAGCGGAGGGACGGGGCGAAGCAATCTCATCAGGTGAAACTGGTATTGAAAAAAAAGAGAGTGAAAGTCCCCTTCCGGGCAACTTCACGTCAGATTCTACTATTGGCCATAGTTATAAAGATTTATCAAAAAGTAACCGGATTGCCGCGTCGTCTTTAGGAACCCCTCGCAATAATGCAACTAACCTATTGCTCGAACATGACTGCTTCCTCTTTCCATCCCTGTACGAAGGGTTTTCAGGCGCACTGCTGGAAGCGATGATGGCCGGTGTCCCCATTATCGCTTCGGATATCCCCATGAATCTGGAGGCTGTTATTCATCAGGAAACCGCCCTGATCTATCCTGTGAGCAAGCCTAAAGCGCTGGCAGAGCAGATGTGCTTTGCAATGAATAATTCTGAAATAATGGTAAAACTTGGAGAGAAAGCGCGCAAAGTAGCGATAGAGAAGTTTGCTGTAGATAAAATTGCCAGGGAATACGAAGCAAGGATTTACACGATTTATAACTCAGTCATACAGCATAGAACCACGAAGCGGTAA
- a CDS encoding methyltransferase domain-containing protein, producing the protein MSSNKLYKESFYKSRNLNTKESAFQILSLLFKYIEPKSMVDFGCGVGTWVKTGKELGVQESLGIEGNWLHKRHLVIEENDFRYEDLASKIDLPNQFDLAISLEVAEHIDEKSSEIFINNLTKASKIVLFSAAVPGQRGSGHVNEQWPEYWIEKFKSRNYVAIDIIRPSIWNESKIKSWYKQNTILFIHKNKVSEYPSLIPFLDESRNIWSIVHPDVFVRQIQISHPKFSNFSQLIGSLPIVTFRSAKIFLKKLMRD; encoded by the coding sequence ATGTCTTCAAATAAACTTTATAAGGAAAGTTTTTATAAATCCAGAAACTTAAATACTAAAGAATCTGCATTTCAGATTCTTTCCCTGTTATTCAAGTATATAGAGCCGAAATCCATGGTAGATTTTGGCTGTGGCGTGGGAACTTGGGTTAAAACCGGAAAAGAATTAGGAGTACAGGAGAGCTTAGGTATTGAAGGAAACTGGCTTCATAAACGTCATCTCGTGATCGAAGAAAATGATTTTAGGTATGAGGATTTAGCTTCTAAAATTGACCTTCCTAATCAATTTGACTTAGCCATTTCTCTAGAGGTGGCAGAGCATATTGACGAAAAATCCTCTGAAATATTTATTAATAATTTAACCAAAGCTTCCAAAATCGTATTGTTTTCTGCCGCTGTTCCAGGTCAAAGGGGTTCTGGACATGTAAATGAACAATGGCCAGAATATTGGATAGAAAAATTCAAGTCAAGAAATTATGTTGCAATCGATATAATCAGGCCATCTATCTGGAATGAATCCAAAATCAAAAGTTGGTACAAACAAAATACGATTCTTTTTATTCACAAAAATAAAGTTTCAGAGTATCCTTCTCTTATTCCTTTTCTGGATGAGTCTAGAAATATTTGGTCGATAGTTCATCCGGATGTTTTTGTTAGACAAATTCAAATTTCACACCCCAAATTTTCTAACTTTTCTCAACTAATAGGTAGTCTGCCTATAGTCACTTTTCGATCTGCAAAAATATTTTTGAAAAAGCTTATGAGAGATTAG
- a CDS encoding glycosyltransferase family 2 protein, with the protein MILSRETVGVVVVTFQRNTQLAKTLNSIINQGLEASHIWIVNNDRKDNLSFVSQSEKFQGVNILHTKENIASAGGFALGMNSVSDAGLNWVWLFNDDSRPIVGSFDSLLGHSEILGDGKTGMVKLANLNAMGSAILQNWKGRRVPSYVPVSQNLIETDLITFDGCLIATQMIKEIGTCDPEYFMGTYEFDFCLKAKDNGFKIYTIPNGMIEDEKSGSVGGTPPWRQYYNTRNHLHLGIARKDLRIIWAWIIREAKFTYAILRFQDQKLRRLKLKLLALFHVIGGKRGKVFDPEHS; encoded by the coding sequence ATGATACTTTCTAGGGAGACAGTTGGAGTTGTAGTAGTTACTTTTCAGAGAAATACACAATTGGCCAAAACCCTCAATTCTATTATTAACCAAGGGCTTGAGGCAAGTCATATATGGATTGTTAATAATGACCGAAAAGATAATTTATCCTTCGTTTCGCAGTCTGAAAAATTTCAAGGAGTCAACATACTTCATACGAAAGAGAATATAGCCTCTGCAGGTGGGTTTGCACTCGGAATGAATTCTGTTTCCGATGCGGGGTTAAATTGGGTATGGTTGTTCAACGATGATTCCCGCCCTATAGTAGGTTCGTTTGATTCACTTTTGGGACATTCAGAGATTTTGGGAGATGGAAAAACAGGTATGGTCAAGTTGGCCAATTTAAATGCTATGGGGTCTGCTATTTTGCAAAATTGGAAAGGAAGACGGGTTCCTAGTTACGTACCGGTATCTCAAAACCTAATTGAAACAGATCTTATTACTTTTGATGGTTGCTTGATAGCAACTCAAATGATAAAAGAGATCGGTACTTGTGATCCAGAATACTTTATGGGTACATACGAATTTGATTTTTGCTTGAAAGCAAAAGATAATGGGTTTAAGATTTACACCATTCCTAATGGTATGATAGAAGATGAGAAATCTGGTTCTGTCGGGGGAACACCACCTTGGAGACAATATTATAACACAAGAAATCATTTACATCTAGGAATTGCAAGAAAGGATCTACGTATTATCTGGGCTTGGATCATACGAGAAGCAAAGTTTACGTATGCGATATTGAGATTTCAAGATCAGAAATTGAGGAGATTAAAGCTAAAATTATTGGCTCTGTTCCATGTAATCGGTGGGAAAAGAGGTAAAGTTTTTGATCCTGAGCATTCGTGA
- a CDS encoding glycosyltransferase family A protein, translating to MREFSIIIPAFNGADLISRSILSVINQSYQNWELIFIDDGSTDLTYQQTLFYLSDKRIKYYYQENAGVSKARNSGVEKSNGKWLIFLDSDDELDTDALLNFNSHIDAHPDCVLFIAGNLRITSSERIINLPENGKHSTFLAGTFCLDKSVFSKAGGYDTRLRFSENTELFHRVLIERIKPSYLNDISLIYHKSECGGSKNLLNMIDSLLIILDKHQNTLTHKTKYLYHQIIGVNYMRFQNFSEARKHLWKAYKLQPTKMMTLGRLVLSYFPQLSKKMYKLIIK from the coding sequence ATGCGTGAGTTCTCTATAATTATTCCTGCTTTTAACGGTGCTGATTTGATTTCAAGATCAATCCTATCTGTGATAAATCAATCCTACCAAAATTGGGAACTTATCTTTATTGATGATGGTAGCACCGACCTTACCTATCAGCAGACATTATTTTATTTGTCAGATAAAAGAATCAAGTATTACTACCAAGAAAATGCTGGTGTTAGTAAAGCTAGGAATTCAGGCGTTGAAAAATCGAATGGAAAATGGTTGATTTTTTTGGATTCAGATGATGAGTTGGATACAGATGCCTTATTGAATTTTAATAGCCATATAGATGCTCACCCTGATTGCGTACTATTTATCGCTGGAAATTTAAGGATCACATCTTCAGAAAGGATAATCAACCTTCCTGAAAATGGTAAACATTCCACATTTCTTGCAGGTACTTTTTGCTTAGACAAGAGTGTTTTCTCCAAAGCGGGAGGGTATGATACAAGGCTTCGATTTTCAGAAAATACTGAATTATTCCATAGGGTGTTGATAGAAAGGATAAAACCCTCTTATTTGAATGATATATCACTTATCTATCATAAGAGCGAATGTGGTGGAAGCAAAAACCTCCTAAATATGATTGATTCACTTTTGATTATTTTAGATAAGCATCAAAATACACTTACACATAAGACTAAGTATCTCTACCATCAGATAATCGGAGTCAATTATATGCGCTTTCAAAACTTTTCAGAAGCAAGGAAACATCTTTGGAAAGCATATAAGTTACAACCAACTAAAATGATGACATTGGGAAGGCTCGTTCTATCTTATTTTCCTCAGCTTTCCAAAAAGATGTATAAACTAATTATTAAGTAA
- a CDS encoding glycosyltransferase, producing the protein MENQSEKETEKCFKTSRINMEVGVSIVICTFNGQQRLKKTLDHATNQLTTFPYEILVVNNNSTDDTGLWVESYIAESDSKMPVRLLKEERQGLSFARKKGIEAANFPFILFCDDDNWLNSDFIQIGADILSANSNIGVLGSFGIPKIDGTKPDWFDQFSHSYAVGSLGKSSGIQPKGSYHYGAACFFRKEALVRLNSIGFESLLTDRKGQNLSSGGDVELCYAIQLLGYELHYDERLRFFHFIEKHRLEWEYYVKLKKGISASFPLLESYSFKCFQNKSEFRNHLWNKFFIVLKGIVKSGISSVVSQSSQNELNWINTTSKFTAFVTNYKKTTSAFVRNRQIFNA; encoded by the coding sequence TTGGAAAACCAAAGTGAAAAAGAAACTGAAAAGTGTTTTAAAACTTCTCGGATAAACATGGAAGTAGGCGTTTCCATAGTCATTTGTACTTTCAACGGCCAACAGCGTTTAAAAAAAACACTCGACCATGCTACAAATCAACTTACCACTTTTCCCTATGAGATTTTGGTGGTGAACAATAATTCTACAGATGATACTGGATTATGGGTTGAATCTTACATTGCTGAATCCGATTCTAAAATGCCAGTCCGGTTATTAAAAGAAGAGCGGCAGGGCTTGTCTTTTGCCAGAAAGAAAGGAATAGAAGCGGCAAATTTCCCATTTATCCTTTTTTGTGATGATGACAATTGGTTAAATTCAGATTTCATTCAAATAGGGGCTGACATCCTTTCTGCTAATTCTAACATAGGAGTTTTGGGCTCTTTTGGAATACCTAAAATCGATGGAACTAAGCCTGATTGGTTCGATCAATTTTCGCATTCCTATGCTGTAGGTTCTTTGGGGAAGTCTTCAGGAATACAACCTAAAGGATCTTATCATTACGGCGCGGCTTGTTTTTTTCGGAAGGAAGCGCTTGTCAGATTAAATTCTATAGGATTTGAGAGCTTACTTACTGATCGAAAAGGTCAGAATCTTAGTTCGGGTGGAGATGTAGAATTATGTTACGCAATTCAACTTTTAGGGTATGAGCTTCATTATGATGAACGTTTGAGATTTTTCCATTTTATTGAAAAACATAGATTGGAATGGGAGTACTATGTTAAATTAAAAAAAGGGATTTCGGCTTCATTTCCTTTACTGGAAAGCTATAGTTTCAAGTGTTTTCAGAATAAATCTGAGTTTAGGAATCATTTATGGAATAAGTTTTTTATAGTTCTCAAAGGAATAGTAAAATCAGGAATTAGTTCGGTAGTCTCTCAAAGTAGTCAGAATGAGTTGAATTGGATTAATACTACTTCAAAATTTACTGCTTTTGTCACAAACTATAAAAAAACAACTAGTGCCTTTGTGAGGAATCGACAGATTTTTAATGCGTGA
- a CDS encoding glycosyl transferase, whose product MNLHTIYFTLCSNNYLAQAKTLGDSVIKIYPDCRFVIGLVDLRDSSFDYSLFAEMEIWGFEELGFEEFDDMLSRYNVIEFNTAVKPFYIDFLWRRYGQDNSIIYLDPDILLYRPLDHIFKALEKFSVVLTPMFCEVTEKISLDELVALRHGMFNLGFIALKYSEDSHKLIAWWKERLRTHCLIDKPKGIFVDQKWMDLAPLLFEGVYILKHRGYNMAWWNFSERVLLHSQGEFAVNQADQFLHFFHFSGFKPGSDSITGRSGEPEFAYSNKPELRRLGKAYEELLLENKYDFFNALSPKLTFYTPRITWKTKVKKKLKSVLKLLG is encoded by the coding sequence TTGAATTTACATACTATTTACTTTACACTTTGTTCCAATAACTATCTAGCTCAAGCTAAGACGTTGGGTGATTCGGTGATAAAGATTTATCCTGATTGCCGTTTTGTTATTGGCTTAGTAGACCTCCGAGATTCTTCCTTTGATTATTCTTTATTCGCAGAAATGGAAATTTGGGGCTTTGAGGAATTGGGCTTTGAGGAATTTGATGACATGCTTTCTCGATACAATGTCATTGAGTTTAATACGGCTGTAAAGCCTTTTTACATCGACTTTTTATGGAGACGCTACGGACAGGATAATTCAATTATTTATCTCGATCCTGATATTTTACTTTATCGTCCATTGGATCATATTTTTAAGGCTTTAGAGAAGTTTTCTGTGGTATTGACACCCATGTTCTGTGAAGTCACAGAGAAAATCTCGTTGGACGAACTAGTAGCTTTGCGACACGGGATGTTTAATCTGGGATTTATTGCATTAAAGTATTCTGAGGATAGCCACAAGCTGATTGCATGGTGGAAGGAACGTCTACGTACCCATTGTCTCATTGACAAGCCAAAAGGAATATTCGTAGATCAAAAGTGGATGGATTTGGCACCATTACTTTTTGAAGGGGTATATATCTTAAAGCACCGTGGTTATAATATGGCTTGGTGGAACTTCTCTGAACGGGTTCTTTTGCATAGTCAAGGTGAGTTTGCGGTTAATCAAGCTGATCAGTTCCTCCATTTTTTCCACTTTAGCGGATTTAAGCCAGGAAGCGATTCCATTACAGGAAGATCTGGCGAACCAGAATTTGCGTATTCCAACAAACCGGAACTCAGGCGTCTAGGTAAAGCTTATGAAGAATTGCTTCTTGAGAATAAATATGATTTTTTCAACGCCCTGTCACCAAAACTGACTTTTTATACTCCTAGGATTACTTGGAAAACCAAAGTGAAAAAGAAACTGAAAAGTGTTTTAAAACTTCTCGGATAA
- a CDS encoding glycosyltransferase family 2 protein, whose amino-acid sequence MQLTRLVSILIPNFNKAPYLQECLESVLAQTYKNWECIIVDDSSTDDSWEIINDFLALDSRFQIFKRPGHLPKGGNVCRNFALEKSKGDFIFFLDSDDVLALYCLSQRMEHVYKNLNLDFWAFPTALFEKKVSDAQFLWNIDELGESDLSRFLRMDALWQTSGAIYKKEFLVALAGLTPSRKFWQDYELHLKAIIRTNSYEKFFNLPPDVYIRNGDPSSLSRSTPFAGDLNILIARIKFLEEIEIFTESLGKKFSCEEWHSFVSFKYYLILQLWIRHGKYKLFKIRWKDLCYKYKFPFSWILFGYFEAFFLKAKNRLSIKETANVISLRIAPNHYLNRNILQRSQIGVHLIN is encoded by the coding sequence TTGCAATTGACTAGGCTAGTATCCATTTTAATTCCCAACTTCAATAAAGCTCCTTATCTCCAAGAATGCTTAGAGTCTGTACTTGCTCAGACTTATAAAAACTGGGAATGCATCATTGTGGATGATAGTAGCACGGATGATTCGTGGGAAATCATTAATGATTTTTTAGCCTTAGACTCTAGATTTCAGATTTTCAAACGGCCTGGTCATTTGCCAAAAGGAGGAAATGTTTGTCGTAATTTTGCTTTAGAAAAGTCAAAAGGTGATTTCATTTTTTTTTTAGATTCTGATGATGTGCTTGCTCTCTATTGCTTAAGCCAAAGAATGGAACACGTTTATAAAAATTTAAATCTTGATTTTTGGGCATTTCCAACTGCTTTATTTGAAAAAAAAGTATCAGATGCTCAATTTCTATGGAATATAGATGAGTTAGGGGAATCTGATTTAAGCAGATTTTTAAGAATGGACGCACTGTGGCAAACTTCGGGGGCTATTTATAAAAAGGAGTTTTTGGTTGCTCTTGCAGGGTTAACTCCTTCTAGAAAATTCTGGCAGGACTACGAATTACATCTAAAAGCAATTATTCGGACCAATTCGTATGAAAAATTTTTCAATTTACCTCCTGATGTATACATCAGGAATGGGGACCCTTCTTCTCTAAGTCGTTCTACACCATTTGCAGGAGATTTGAATATTTTGATAGCGAGAATTAAATTTTTAGAGGAAATTGAAATATTTACTGAATCCTTAGGTAAAAAATTCTCATGCGAAGAATGGCATTCGTTTGTATCATTTAAATACTACCTTATTCTTCAGCTCTGGATCAGGCATGGAAAATATAAACTTTTTAAAATCAGGTGGAAAGATTTATGTTATAAATACAAATTCCCATTCTCATGGATATTGTTTGGCTATTTTGAAGCCTTTTTCTTAAAAGCTAAAAACAGATTGAGCATTAAAGAAACAGCAAATGTTATTTCCCTAAGAATTGCGCCTAATCACTATTTGAACAGAAATATTCTTCAACGATCTCAAATAGGAGTACATTTAATAAATTAA
- a CDS encoding glycosyltransferase — protein MEKVRVCFTSTALNAYSETFIKNLKSGLKGETFHCFGDFFPYLSEDKNLQSYKTPPLFDLIKQRTGLIKRPLKEYYLIRYLKSRRINLIFANYGPSGAELAPIAKELNIPLIVHFHGFDASIYEVLTKYQNAYYRMFTIAKAIIVVSEEMKTDLIALGAPEEKLFKITYSPNQLFFDVTPNYQSNQVLAVGRFVEKKAPYLTLLAFQKAKDKCPDLSLKFVGTGELMSVCHDLCKVLKIQDVHFAGVLTPEEIATEMSNSLCFIQHSKKATNGDKEGTPVAILEAMAAGLPVISTKHAGIPDVVKDGINGYLVEEGDVYRMVDLLVNLAQNRIKAAELGNRGKALVLQNNYPKGYNEKLNLIIHSSIAID, from the coding sequence ATGGAAAAAGTAAGAGTTTGTTTTACTTCCACGGCTTTGAATGCTTATTCTGAAACATTTATCAAAAATCTTAAAAGTGGATTGAAGGGTGAAACTTTTCATTGTTTTGGTGATTTTTTCCCCTATTTATCAGAAGATAAAAATCTTCAAAGCTACAAGACTCCACCACTATTTGATTTGATTAAGCAAAGAACCGGATTAATTAAAAGACCCTTAAAAGAATATTACCTGATCAGGTACCTCAAGTCTCGGCGCATTAATTTAATTTTTGCTAACTATGGGCCTTCTGGCGCAGAACTGGCTCCTATTGCAAAAGAACTTAATATCCCCTTGATTGTGCATTTTCATGGATTTGACGCATCTATTTATGAAGTGTTGACAAAATATCAAAATGCTTATTATCGCATGTTCACTATTGCCAAAGCAATTATTGTCGTATCAGAAGAGATGAAAACAGATTTGATTGCATTGGGAGCTCCTGAAGAAAAGCTTTTCAAGATTACTTATTCACCAAATCAGTTGTTCTTTGATGTTACACCTAATTATCAGAGTAATCAGGTGTTGGCTGTTGGAAGATTTGTAGAGAAAAAGGCACCATACCTGACCTTATTAGCCTTTCAAAAAGCAAAGGACAAATGCCCTGATTTAAGTTTAAAATTTGTTGGCACAGGTGAACTCATGTCAGTTTGCCATGACCTTTGCAAGGTTTTAAAAATACAAGATGTTCATTTTGCAGGGGTTTTAACTCCTGAAGAGATAGCAACAGAAATGAGTAACTCTTTATGCTTTATTCAACATAGTAAGAAGGCTACAAATGGGGATAAGGAAGGTACTCCGGTAGCGATATTGGAAGCTATGGCAGCAGGACTTCCAGTGATTAGTACAAAACATGCAGGTATTCCTGATGTGGTGAAAGATGGAATAAATGGATATTTGGTAGAGGAAGGCGATGTGTACAGAATGGTAGATCTGTTAGTTAACCTTGCACAAAATAGAATTAAGGCAGCTGAATTAGGCAATAGAGGCAAGGCTCTGGTTTTGCAAAACAACTATCCAAAAGGATACAATGAGAAGTTAAACTTGATCATTCATAGTAGCATTGCAATTGACTAG
- a CDS encoding methyltransferase domain-containing protein: protein MKGDFLDVGCGEKPYESLILSNSKVSSYSGIDLIGGYEYKEGVKPDFYWDGITFPCEEAVYDSAMATEVLEHCPDPSITLREIYRILKKSSPLILTVPFIWPTHEAPYDFYRYTPFGLRHLLTKVGFEDIEITCLGGWDASLAQVLGLWLKRRKMSKVNQKRLFYIIKPVFKYLLKNDRILDESSEQNLITSIGAVAWKK from the coding sequence TTGAAAGGAGATTTTCTTGATGTTGGATGTGGAGAAAAGCCCTATGAGTCTTTGATATTGTCGAATTCAAAAGTAAGTTCTTATTCGGGAATTGATTTGATAGGTGGGTATGAATACAAAGAAGGTGTAAAGCCTGATTTTTATTGGGATGGGATTACTTTTCCTTGTGAGGAAGCAGTTTATGACTCTGCAATGGCTACAGAAGTATTAGAGCATTGTCCCGATCCATCTATTACTTTAAGAGAAATCTATAGAATTCTTAAGAAGAGTTCCCCTTTGATATTGACCGTTCCATTTATTTGGCCTACACATGAGGCTCCCTATGATTTCTATAGATACACACCGTTTGGACTCAGGCATTTATTGACAAAGGTAGGTTTTGAAGATATTGAGATTACTTGTCTGGGAGGTTGGGATGCTTCTTTGGCTCAAGTTCTCGGGCTATGGCTAAAGCGCAGAAAAATGAGTAAAGTAAATCAAAAACGGCTCTTTTATATAATAAAGCCTGTTTTTAAGTATTTATTGAAAAATGACAGGATTTTAGATGAATCGAGTGAGCAGAACTTGATAACTAGCATAGGGGCAGTGGCATGGAAAAAGTAA
- a CDS encoding bifunctional 2-polyprenyl-6-hydroxyphenol methylase/3-demethylubiquinol 3-O-methyltransferase UbiG — translation MQNPVNNKYKLKVEDSFRVEDIINQYRHQFNQDVNRYFRDVENVKVYKCQKTKYRFYYPFTIVGDGQFYEFLSVNKSNYYHSRWEHKLALNFANKSEKWLEIGSGNSYFLTQLASRGVEILGLELNQVEVDNARANDLKVVNEDFFNLKKDFGKFNVIALFQVLEHMWDISLFFKKASDLLEAKGKIIFSVPNSNPYLYVYDKLHTLNLPPHHMGLWDIESVRLVGKEFGFKLIDCQTEKLSYDELIYIFRNSKVFDLLKLNFKYGVLKLIYVIIPLKLKPKIANLLRNRFLEGRNLFVVLEKI, via the coding sequence ATGCAAAATCCAGTTAATAATAAGTATAAATTAAAAGTCGAGGATTCATTTAGGGTTGAAGATATAATTAATCAATATAGACATCAATTCAATCAGGATGTTAATAGGTATTTTAGAGATGTTGAAAATGTAAAAGTTTATAAATGTCAAAAAACAAAATATAGATTTTATTATCCTTTTACAATTGTAGGGGATGGACAATTCTATGAGTTTTTGAGTGTAAATAAAAGTAATTATTACCATAGCAGATGGGAACATAAATTGGCCTTAAATTTTGCTAATAAATCCGAAAAATGGCTTGAAATTGGTTCTGGAAATTCGTACTTCCTCACCCAACTAGCAAGTAGAGGAGTAGAAATTTTAGGCCTGGAGCTTAATCAAGTGGAAGTAGATAATGCCAGAGCCAATGACTTAAAAGTTGTAAATGAAGATTTTTTTAACTTAAAAAAGGACTTTGGAAAATTTAATGTAATTGCATTATTTCAGGTTTTAGAGCATATGTGGGATATATCTTTATTTTTTAAAAAAGCATCTGATTTATTAGAAGCAAAGGGCAAGATTATTTTCTCTGTACCTAATTCAAATCCATATTTATATGTATATGATAAATTGCATACCTTAAATCTTCCTCCCCACCATATGGGACTCTGGGACATAGAGTCAGTTAGATTAGTAGGTAAGGAATTTGGATTTAAGCTGATTGATTGTCAAACAGAGAAATTGTCTTATGATGAGTTAATTTATATATTTAGGAATTCCAAGGTATTTGACTTACTTAAGCTGAATTTTAAATATGGTGTTTTGAAATTAATATATGTGATAATCCCATTAAAATTAAAACCTAAAATTGCTAATTTGTTGAGAAATAGATTTTTAGAGGGAAGGAATTTATTTGTTGTTTTAGAGAAGATATGA